One stretch of Armigeres subalbatus isolate Guangzhou_Male chromosome 2, GZ_Asu_2, whole genome shotgun sequence DNA includes these proteins:
- the LOC134214795 gene encoding cuticle protein 16.5-like: MFAKLIIIATVAIASVAAKPGLLAAPAAVAYSAPLVAAAPAIAYTAGYANVGDSAVVTSHNSQLIDPSYAAYTAAAPLAYSAAAIPALAAAPYSARLAYAAPLTTRFVL, from the exons ATGTTCGCTAAATTG ATCATCATCGCCACCGTGGCCATCGCCAGCGTCGCTGCCAAGCCAGGACTGCTCGCCGCTCCTGCAGCAGTAGCCTACTCGGCTCCCCTGGTAGCAGCGGCTCCAGCCATTGCCTACACCGCCGGATATGCCAACGTGGGTGACTCCGCCGTAGTTACCTCGCACAACTCCCAGCTCATTGACCCTTCGTACGCTGCCTACACGGCCGCCGCTCCGTTGGCGTATTCTGCTGCTGCCATTCCAGCTTTGGCCGCCGCCCCATATTCCGCCCGTCTTGCCTATGCTGCGCCGTTGACCACCAGATTCGTGCTGTAA